A DNA window from Solanum lycopersicum chromosome 3, SLM_r2.1 contains the following coding sequences:
- the LOC101244850 gene encoding ASI1-immunoprecipitated protein 2 isoform X18, with the protein MESKVDELSGETDGAVLVELKDLKSFEGLDDNMSCIVGGYEANKLSSFSKMREDKSSLQCSSTSTGKTINNQTSAGCVHVKVEADDGSPIDHSRQNESSGEENNKAPTEATSSRNVHSTGDCLENNHSSLKNDVKSEASDDLPADTCPEKNDQKNVGSPVSSDTKNALQSHQMDESEESDVEELDVKVCDICGDAGREDLLAICCKCTDGAEHTYCMREMLQKVPEGDWMCEECKFDEEMRNRKEDKSVKFDGNGKSYPTGQKIAVGNTGLTIKTESKPPDFDGDIASDPKTPGKRRMDDTEYSAAKKQALEPVPASPKTLSPNKLPALSRESSFKNSDKGKLKSANQFSSGGLSVHDTPAWGSRLQTSRGTFSKSNSFSSLAAKRKVLLVDEGFLPKQKLVRESTGLDVKESSTRSMNKSMSFRSISTSRNNVSESKVKMLSPKFPPAQDKGQMQTKERNQFERKNSFRSERSPGTSVPSRTDQRSAFRGDPSPLPSSSNIRDTRTGQLDSKPMSLLKSSGAVARRTQDISVHSGAPATNKISSSDQRPDQSSARDDSLPNSYIAERPTSNTGEGLSDGLPQPSESKNVGERTKESSGRRLKHTGTGTKSLFCQKCKGSGHLTDGCTVEVSELFSSDVSAVRNSREAPNGTSNLKAAIEAAMLKKPGVCWKNRVVDQSDDLAVSNTNAETTAPDPLCGSSSRRMLSSNEDGHGVPLNSITGSHKQEIGSLRQLSVLPAEALTGAGNLVPILLSDGKSSLVDLHRYSQAAMSILSKTAFPEHEYIWQGAFEVQKSGRTLDLCDGIQAHLSSCASPNVLDAVHKFPQKVLFNEVSRSSTWPIQFQEYGVKEDNIALFFFAQDVGSYERCYKILLENMIRNDTALKANLQGVELLIFPSNRLPEKSQRWNMMFFLWGVFRVKKVQATTGKPSLVPQDTPKLIMPFPENIHCLGPVDNVTSGNVPMDVEVTTPKKSSCPLVNGNVDSIAAQVCKGDSAHTNLEHLEPRSMSSVPVSHMDVAPERRQFGIFQVVGDAGCECKVEVPSNSAPAANSQPSRSVNEAAGHMQEKTSVGSMEKGFCSTNGRKFEINLEDEYKDEEASETSGSAATEPTRKELNNDVSNHLKRPRSVDTVMQYADSGVNRATRLFNDNDQVEEAHHDKKLKTSIGGSYGNSEQTSSSDDFLSRMRGSSYGPYLPDTGYDEVLSKAPVPECTESAERYFFPVDPNPGKASSTPWQMHHPDNDRLSDRVPNLELALGGESNSQTRGIPPFLVGKVDKKIIQLQGGETQSLTQGIPPFLVGKVDKKIIKDHGGETHPATPGIPSFLVGKVDKKVSQDHSSAKEAVGVEEVEDVSASLSLSLSFPFPEKEQQKGSVSQTEQAISETRRGNTPLLFFGGLGNK; encoded by the exons ATGGAGTCAAAAGTTGATGAATTATCTGGGGAAACAG ATGGTGCAGTGCTTGTGGAGTTAAAGGATCTCAAATCTTTTGAAGGCCTTGATGACAACATGTCGTGTATCGTTGGAGGCTATGAAGCTAATAAATTATCCAGCTTCAGTAAGATGAGGGAAGACAAATCAAGTCTTCAGTGTTCTTCTACTTCTACTGGGAAAACTATAAATAATCAAACTTCTGCTGGATGTGTACACGTGAAAGTTGAGGCTGATGATGGTAGTCCAATTGACCATAGTAGGCAGAATGAAAGCAGTGGGGAAGAAAATAATAAGGCTCCTACTGAGGCGACCTCTTCAAGAAATGTACATAGTACGGGAGACTGTTTGGAAAATAACCATTCATCATTAAAGAATGACGTGAAATCTGAAGCTTCTGATGATCTACCTGCTGATACTTGTCCTGAGAAGAATGACCAAAAGAATGTTGGATCACCTGTGTCCTCTGATACAAAGAATGCCTTACAATCACATCAAATGGATGAGAGTGAGGAATCCGACGTTGAGGAGCTAGAT GTGAAAGTTTGTGATATATGTGGAGATGCTGGTCGGGAGGATTTACTTGCCATATGTTGTAAATGTACAGATGGTGCAGAACATAC TTATTGCATGcgagaaatgttacaaaaagtTCCAGAGGGTGATTGGATGTGCGAGGAATGCAAATTTGATGAGGAAATGAGAAATCGGAAAGAAGATAAATCTGTGAAGTTTGATGGAAATGGAAAAAGTTATCCTACTGGTCAAAAAATTGCAGTTGGCAATACAGGCCTTACCATAAAAACGGAATCGAAGCCTCCTGATTTTGACGGTGATATAGCTTCTGACCCTAAAACTCCTGGCAAGAGGCGCATGGATGATACTGAATATTCTGCAGCAAAGAAGCAGGCTCTTGAACCAGTTCCGGCATCACCCAAAACACTGAGTCCCAATAAACTTCCTGCCCTTTCTCGTGAAAGTTCATTTAAAAACTCAGATAAGGGGAAGTTGAAATCTGCAAATCAGTTTTCTTCTGGAGGTCTTTCTGTTCATGATACGCCAGCTTGGGGGTCACGACTACAAACTTCTAGAG GTACTTTTTCCAAGTCAAATTCTTTCAGTTCCCTGGCTGCAAAACGAAAAGTGCTACTTGTAGATGAAGGTTTTCTGCCGAAGCAGAAATTGGTCAGAGAGTCCACTGGTCTTGATGTGAAAGAGAGTTCTACTCGATCAATGAACAAATCTATGTCATTTAGATCGATAAGCACTAGCCGCAACAATGTCTCTGAATCAAAAGTTAAGATGTTATCCCCCAAGTTTCCCCCTGCTCAGGACAAAGGACAAATGCAGACAAAAGAAcgaaatcaatttgaaaggaAGAATTCTTTTAGATCAGAGCGTTCTCCCGGTACTTCTGTTCCTTCTAGAACCGATCAAAGATCAGCATTTCGAGGTGACCCTTCGCCACTTCCTTCCTCAAGTAACATCCGTGATACGCGAACAGGTCAGCTTGACAGCAAACCTATGTCACTATTGAAATCTTCTGGTGCCGTTGCTCGTAGGACACAAGATATATCTGTTCATTCAG GAGCTCCTGCTACCAATAAAATTAGTAGCTCTGATCAGCGACCTGACCAGAGTAGTGCAAGAGATGATTCTTTGCCGAACTCTTATATTGCTGAGAGACCAACATCTAACACTGGTGAAGGTCTGTCTGATGGTCTGCCCCAGCCGAGTGAATCAAAAAATGTTGGTGAGAGGACAAAGGAGAGTTCTGGGAGACGCTTAAAACACACTGGAACTGGTACTAAGTCACTCTTCTGCCAGAAGTGTAAAGGAAGCGGTCACTTGACAGATGGTTGCACTGTTGAGGTGtctgaattattttcttctgaTGTTTCTGCTGTAAGAAATTCTAGAGAGGCCCCAAATGGCACGAGCAATCTTAAAGCTGCAATTGAGGCGGCTATGCTAAAGAAGCCTGGAGTATGCTGGAAGAATAGGGTTGTTGATCAATCTGATGATTTAGCTGTGTCAAACACAAATGCTGAAACAACAGCTCCGGATCCATTATGTGGTTCAAGTAGCAGAAGAATGTTGTCATCCAACGAGGATGGCCATGGGGTGCCATTAAACTCTATTACTGGCTCTCATAAACAGGAAATCGGTAGCTTGAGGCAGCTGTCAGTGCTTCCTGCTGAAGCCCTTACCGGAGCAGGGAATCTGGTGCCTATTCTTCTGTCTGATGGAAAATCTTCACTTGTTGATTTACATAGATATTCACAAGCAGCAATGTCGATACTTTCGAAGACAGCATTTCCAGAGCATGAATATATATGGCA GGGTGCTTTTGAGGTTCAGAAGAGTGGAAGAACTCTTGACTTATGTGATGGAATTCAGGCTCATTTATCAAGTTGTGCATCACCCAATGTTCTTGACGCAGTACACAAATTTCCTCAAAAGGTCCTCTTTAATGAGGTATCACGATCGAGTACATGGCCAATACAATTTCAGGAGTATGgtgttaaagaagataatattgCACTGTTCTTTTTTGCTCAAGATGTTGGAAG CTATGAGAGATGCTACAAAATTTTGCTGGAGAATATGATTAGGAACGACACGGCTCTCAAAGCAAATCTTCAAGGTGTTGAACTTCTGATATTCCCATCTAACCGACTTCCTGAAAAATCTCAAC GGTGGAATATGATGTTCTTCCTATGGGGTGTCTTTAGAGTGAAGAAGGTGCAGGCAACGACTGGAAAGCCATCTCTTGTACCCCAAGATACTCCAAAATTAATCATGCCTTTTCCGGAGAATATACATTGTCTCGGACCTGTAGACAATGTTACAAGTGGTAATGTTCCCATGGATGTTGAGGTAACTACTCCAAAGAAGTCTAGCTGTCCATTAGTTAATGGAAATGTTGATTCTATAGCGGCCCAAGTATGCAAAGGTGACTCTGCACACACAAATTTGGAGCATCTGGAGCCTAGATCCATGAGTTCTGTACCGGTCAGCCACATGGATGTTGCCCCAGAGAGGAGACAGTTTGGCATTTTCCAG GTGGTTGGAGATGCTGGATGTGAATGCAAAGTGGAAGTGCCAAGTAATTCTGCACCAGCTGCCAATTCTCAGCCATCCCGCTCTGTTAATGAAGCTGCAGGTCATATGCAGGAGAAAACATCTGTGGGCAGCATGGAGAAAGGCTTCTGTAGCACAAATGGTAGGAAATTTGAGATAAATCTGGAAGACGAGTATAAAGATGAAGAGGCATCTGAAACGAGTGGAAGTGCAGCTACGGAACCGACACGGAAGGAGCTCAATAATGATGTGTCGAACCACCTGAAACGTCCACGTTCAGTGGACACTGTGATGCAATATGCTGACTCTGGAGTTAATCGAGCAACTCGACTTTTTAACGATAATGACCAAGTTGAAGAGGCACACCATGACAAAAAGTTGAAGACTAGTATTGGTGGGTCTTATGGTAATAGCGAGCAAACTAGTTCCAGTGATGATTTTTTGTCACGGATGCGTGGTTCCTCTTATGGACCCTACCTTCCGGATACTGGGTATGATGAAGTTCTGAGTAAGGCACCTGTTCCGGAGTGCACAGAGAGTGCTGAAAGATATTTCTTCCCTGTTGATCCAAATCCTGGTAAGGCTAGCTCGACGCCTTGGCAAATGCATCATCCAGACAATGATCGGCTTAGTGATAGAGTCCCGAATCTTGAGCTAGCATTAGGTGGTGAGTCAAATTCACAGACTCGGGGAATCCCACCCTTTTTAGTTGGGAAAGTAGACAAGAAAATTATTCAGCTCCAAGGTGGTGAGACACAATCGCTGACCCAGGGCATCCCACCCTTTTTAGTTGGGAAAGTAGACAAGAAAATCATTAAGGACCATGGTGGTGAGACACATCCGGCAACTCCAGGAATCCCATCCTTTTTAGTTGGGAAAGTAGACAAGAAAGTGAGTCAGGACCATTCTTCAGCTAAGGAAGCAGTTGGAGTGGAGGAGGTAGAGGATGTCTCTGCTTCTCTCTCCCTTTCTCTTTCATTTCCTTTCCCGGAAAAGGAACAACAGAAAGGTTCTGTTTCACAAACTGAGCAGGCAATATCTGAAACAAGACGCGGTAATACACCTCTCCTCTTCTTTGGGGGACTCGGCAACAAGTAG
- the LOC101244850 gene encoding ASI1-immunoprecipitated protein 2 isoform X11, which translates to MQGPFVEPICSFQTNTVSTEVNKESIPCTQNQTVGGRLVAGSCNVCSTPCSSCFPASQSLMESKVDELSGETDGAVLVELKDLKSFEGLDDNMSCIVGGYEANKLSSFSKMREDKSSLQCSSTSTGKTINNQTSAGCVHVKVEADDGSPIDHSRQNESSGEENNKAPTEATSSRNVHSTGDCLENNHSSLKNDVKSEASDDLPADTCPEKNDQKNVGSPVSSDTKNALQSHQMDESEESDVEELDVKVCDICGDAGREDLLAICCKCTDGAEHTYCMREMLQKVPEGDWMCEECKFDEEMRNRKEDKSVKFDGNGKSYPTGQKIAVGNTGLTIKTESKPPDFDGDIASDPKTPGKRRMDDTEYSAAKKQALEPVPASPKTLSPNKLPALSRESSFKNSDKGKLKSANQFSSGGLSVHDTPAWGSRLQTSRGTFSKSNSFSSLAAKRKVLLVDEGFLPKQKLVRESTGLDVKESSTRSMNKSMSFRSISTSRNNVSESKVKMLSPKFPPAQDKGQMQTKERNQFERKNSFRSERSPGTSVPSRTDQRSAFRGDPSPLPSSSNIRDTRTGQLDSKPMSLLKSSGAVARRTQDISVHSDEAKKKTSHTSMSTGAPATNKISSSDQRPDQSSARDDSLPNSYIAERPTSNTGEGLSDGLPQPSESKNVGERTKESSGRRLKHTGTGTKSLFCQKCKGSGHLTDGCTVEVSELFSSDVSAVRNSREAPNGTSNLKAAIEAAMLKKPGVCWKNRVVDQSDDLAVSNTNAETTAPDPLCGSSSRRMLSSNEDGHGVPLNSITGSHKQEIGSLRQLSVLPAEALTGAGNLVPILLSDGKSSLVDLHRYSQAAMSILSKTAFPEHEYIWQGAFEVQKSGRTLDLCDGIQAHLSSCASPNVLDAVHKFPQKVLFNEVSRSSTWPIQFQEYGVKEDNIALFFFAQDVGSYERCYKILLENMIRNDTALKANLQGVELLIFPSNRLPEKSQRWNMMFFLWGVFRVKKVQATTGKPSLVPQDTPKLIMPFPENIHCLGPVDNVTSGNVPMDVEVTTPKKSSCPLVNGNVDSIAAQVCKGDSAHTNLEHLEPRSMSSVPVSHMDVAPERRQFGIFQVVGDAGCECKVEVPSNSAPAANSQPSRSVNEAAGHMQEKTSVGSMEKGFCSTNGRKFEINLEDEYKDEEASETSGSAATEPTRKELNNDVSNHLKRPRSVDTVMQYADSGVNRATRLFNDNDQVEEAHHDKKLKTSIGGSYGNSEQTSSSDDFLSRMRGSSYGPYLPDTGYDEVLSKAPVPECTESAERYFFPVDPNPGKASSTPWQMHHPDNDRLSDRVPNLELALGGESNSQTRGIPPFLVGKVDKKIIQLQGGETQSLTQGIPPFLVGKVDKKIIKDHGGETHPATPGIPSFLVGKVDKKVSQDHSSAKEAVGVEEVEDVSASLSLSLSFPFPEKEQQKGSVSQTEQAISETRRGNTPLLFFGGLGNK; encoded by the exons ATGCAAGGGCCGTTTGTTGAACCTATCTGTAGCTTCCAGACGAATACG GTGTCAACTGAAGTCAATAAGGAATCTATCCCGTGTACTCAGAATCAGACTGTCGGTGGAAGACTAGTCGCTGGATCGTGTAACGTGTGCTCCACTCCTTGCTCTTCTTGTTTTCCTGCTAGTCAAAGTCTCATGGAGTCAAAAGTTGATGAATTATCTGGGGAAACAG ATGGTGCAGTGCTTGTGGAGTTAAAGGATCTCAAATCTTTTGAAGGCCTTGATGACAACATGTCGTGTATCGTTGGAGGCTATGAAGCTAATAAATTATCCAGCTTCAGTAAGATGAGGGAAGACAAATCAAGTCTTCAGTGTTCTTCTACTTCTACTGGGAAAACTATAAATAATCAAACTTCTGCTGGATGTGTACACGTGAAAGTTGAGGCTGATGATGGTAGTCCAATTGACCATAGTAGGCAGAATGAAAGCAGTGGGGAAGAAAATAATAAGGCTCCTACTGAGGCGACCTCTTCAAGAAATGTACATAGTACGGGAGACTGTTTGGAAAATAACCATTCATCATTAAAGAATGACGTGAAATCTGAAGCTTCTGATGATCTACCTGCTGATACTTGTCCTGAGAAGAATGACCAAAAGAATGTTGGATCACCTGTGTCCTCTGATACAAAGAATGCCTTACAATCACATCAAATGGATGAGAGTGAGGAATCCGACGTTGAGGAGCTAGAT GTGAAAGTTTGTGATATATGTGGAGATGCTGGTCGGGAGGATTTACTTGCCATATGTTGTAAATGTACAGATGGTGCAGAACATAC TTATTGCATGcgagaaatgttacaaaaagtTCCAGAGGGTGATTGGATGTGCGAGGAATGCAAATTTGATGAGGAAATGAGAAATCGGAAAGAAGATAAATCTGTGAAGTTTGATGGAAATGGAAAAAGTTATCCTACTGGTCAAAAAATTGCAGTTGGCAATACAGGCCTTACCATAAAAACGGAATCGAAGCCTCCTGATTTTGACGGTGATATAGCTTCTGACCCTAAAACTCCTGGCAAGAGGCGCATGGATGATACTGAATATTCTGCAGCAAAGAAGCAGGCTCTTGAACCAGTTCCGGCATCACCCAAAACACTGAGTCCCAATAAACTTCCTGCCCTTTCTCGTGAAAGTTCATTTAAAAACTCAGATAAGGGGAAGTTGAAATCTGCAAATCAGTTTTCTTCTGGAGGTCTTTCTGTTCATGATACGCCAGCTTGGGGGTCACGACTACAAACTTCTAGAG GTACTTTTTCCAAGTCAAATTCTTTCAGTTCCCTGGCTGCAAAACGAAAAGTGCTACTTGTAGATGAAGGTTTTCTGCCGAAGCAGAAATTGGTCAGAGAGTCCACTGGTCTTGATGTGAAAGAGAGTTCTACTCGATCAATGAACAAATCTATGTCATTTAGATCGATAAGCACTAGCCGCAACAATGTCTCTGAATCAAAAGTTAAGATGTTATCCCCCAAGTTTCCCCCTGCTCAGGACAAAGGACAAATGCAGACAAAAGAAcgaaatcaatttgaaaggaAGAATTCTTTTAGATCAGAGCGTTCTCCCGGTACTTCTGTTCCTTCTAGAACCGATCAAAGATCAGCATTTCGAGGTGACCCTTCGCCACTTCCTTCCTCAAGTAACATCCGTGATACGCGAACAGGTCAGCTTGACAGCAAACCTATGTCACTATTGAAATCTTCTGGTGCCGTTGCTCGTAGGACACAAGATATATCTGTTCATTCAG ATGAAGCTAAGAAGAAAACATCTCACACATCCATGTCCACAGGAGCTCCTGCTACCAATAAAATTAGTAGCTCTGATCAGCGACCTGACCAGAGTAGTGCAAGAGATGATTCTTTGCCGAACTCTTATATTGCTGAGAGACCAACATCTAACACTGGTGAAGGTCTGTCTGATGGTCTGCCCCAGCCGAGTGAATCAAAAAATGTTGGTGAGAGGACAAAGGAGAGTTCTGGGAGACGCTTAAAACACACTGGAACTGGTACTAAGTCACTCTTCTGCCAGAAGTGTAAAGGAAGCGGTCACTTGACAGATGGTTGCACTGTTGAGGTGtctgaattattttcttctgaTGTTTCTGCTGTAAGAAATTCTAGAGAGGCCCCAAATGGCACGAGCAATCTTAAAGCTGCAATTGAGGCGGCTATGCTAAAGAAGCCTGGAGTATGCTGGAAGAATAGGGTTGTTGATCAATCTGATGATTTAGCTGTGTCAAACACAAATGCTGAAACAACAGCTCCGGATCCATTATGTGGTTCAAGTAGCAGAAGAATGTTGTCATCCAACGAGGATGGCCATGGGGTGCCATTAAACTCTATTACTGGCTCTCATAAACAGGAAATCGGTAGCTTGAGGCAGCTGTCAGTGCTTCCTGCTGAAGCCCTTACCGGAGCAGGGAATCTGGTGCCTATTCTTCTGTCTGATGGAAAATCTTCACTTGTTGATTTACATAGATATTCACAAGCAGCAATGTCGATACTTTCGAAGACAGCATTTCCAGAGCATGAATATATATGGCA GGGTGCTTTTGAGGTTCAGAAGAGTGGAAGAACTCTTGACTTATGTGATGGAATTCAGGCTCATTTATCAAGTTGTGCATCACCCAATGTTCTTGACGCAGTACACAAATTTCCTCAAAAGGTCCTCTTTAATGAGGTATCACGATCGAGTACATGGCCAATACAATTTCAGGAGTATGgtgttaaagaagataatattgCACTGTTCTTTTTTGCTCAAGATGTTGGAAG CTATGAGAGATGCTACAAAATTTTGCTGGAGAATATGATTAGGAACGACACGGCTCTCAAAGCAAATCTTCAAGGTGTTGAACTTCTGATATTCCCATCTAACCGACTTCCTGAAAAATCTCAAC GGTGGAATATGATGTTCTTCCTATGGGGTGTCTTTAGAGTGAAGAAGGTGCAGGCAACGACTGGAAAGCCATCTCTTGTACCCCAAGATACTCCAAAATTAATCATGCCTTTTCCGGAGAATATACATTGTCTCGGACCTGTAGACAATGTTACAAGTGGTAATGTTCCCATGGATGTTGAGGTAACTACTCCAAAGAAGTCTAGCTGTCCATTAGTTAATGGAAATGTTGATTCTATAGCGGCCCAAGTATGCAAAGGTGACTCTGCACACACAAATTTGGAGCATCTGGAGCCTAGATCCATGAGTTCTGTACCGGTCAGCCACATGGATGTTGCCCCAGAGAGGAGACAGTTTGGCATTTTCCAG GTGGTTGGAGATGCTGGATGTGAATGCAAAGTGGAAGTGCCAAGTAATTCTGCACCAGCTGCCAATTCTCAGCCATCCCGCTCTGTTAATGAAGCTGCAGGTCATATGCAGGAGAAAACATCTGTGGGCAGCATGGAGAAAGGCTTCTGTAGCACAAATGGTAGGAAATTTGAGATAAATCTGGAAGACGAGTATAAAGATGAAGAGGCATCTGAAACGAGTGGAAGTGCAGCTACGGAACCGACACGGAAGGAGCTCAATAATGATGTGTCGAACCACCTGAAACGTCCACGTTCAGTGGACACTGTGATGCAATATGCTGACTCTGGAGTTAATCGAGCAACTCGACTTTTTAACGATAATGACCAAGTTGAAGAGGCACACCATGACAAAAAGTTGAAGACTAGTATTGGTGGGTCTTATGGTAATAGCGAGCAAACTAGTTCCAGTGATGATTTTTTGTCACGGATGCGTGGTTCCTCTTATGGACCCTACCTTCCGGATACTGGGTATGATGAAGTTCTGAGTAAGGCACCTGTTCCGGAGTGCACAGAGAGTGCTGAAAGATATTTCTTCCCTGTTGATCCAAATCCTGGTAAGGCTAGCTCGACGCCTTGGCAAATGCATCATCCAGACAATGATCGGCTTAGTGATAGAGTCCCGAATCTTGAGCTAGCATTAGGTGGTGAGTCAAATTCACAGACTCGGGGAATCCCACCCTTTTTAGTTGGGAAAGTAGACAAGAAAATTATTCAGCTCCAAGGTGGTGAGACACAATCGCTGACCCAGGGCATCCCACCCTTTTTAGTTGGGAAAGTAGACAAGAAAATCATTAAGGACCATGGTGGTGAGACACATCCGGCAACTCCAGGAATCCCATCCTTTTTAGTTGGGAAAGTAGACAAGAAAGTGAGTCAGGACCATTCTTCAGCTAAGGAAGCAGTTGGAGTGGAGGAGGTAGAGGATGTCTCTGCTTCTCTCTCCCTTTCTCTTTCATTTCCTTTCCCGGAAAAGGAACAACAGAAAGGTTCTGTTTCACAAACTGAGCAGGCAATATCTGAAACAAGACGCGGTAATACACCTCTCCTCTTCTTTGGGGGACTCGGCAACAAGTAG